Proteins encoded by one window of Amaranthus tricolor cultivar Red isolate AtriRed21 chromosome 4, ASM2621246v1, whole genome shotgun sequence:
- the LOC130809748 gene encoding uncharacterized protein LOC130809748 isoform X1 yields the protein MAQQSSGIPLIEIYWSLVDKADKKFSKIRDLPLYERNRFDTYFYKVFKVYTELWKFQQENRQKLVEGGLKRWEIGEIASRIAQLYFGQYMRTSEASYLSESYVFYEAILTREYFKEGLLQDLNIANKQLRFLARFITVCLLLNRRHMVHQLVNHLKILLDECKRSFQEVNFREWKLVVQEIVKFLKADTNFLNIRPLRYSLVLDPHPDTLPHVVSQNPKRNLKLRDAVLSSYHPNEVKFSEVTLDTYRMLQTLEWEPSGVFYDSVGGSGPNGTTKAIGHSPTQDIFDPTLPANPRKAVLYRPSVTHYIAILASVCDDLPPDGVLLIYLSGCYGKSGPVFSSSSGPVSRLGPDNNVKTPQTFLHETHVTDDLSHLSIPGYEGFFSNHLDCIHIGSRGNEGSNFIYPSDLLPFTRRPLFIIIDSESSTSFKIISGSEKGEPAAMLLSPWFSPPTSSGEWSWHINGSLFTIFLTAPIQAFCFLLGFSGSDIQMDVFETANELLSSSMNEWGLTLATSGALDPVWAQVYCDPFLRRLLLRFIFCRAVLTFYAPTHKKTEFIPQCLPSLPEYVHPTSPAIESTIIEIANVFNAASSFDFSEKSVPAIVQKSRNHPES from the exons GTTTGACACTTATTTTTACAAAGTATTCAAAGTTTATACAGAGTTATGGAAGTTTCAACAAGAAAATAGACAAAAACTAGTAGAGGGCGGGCTCAAGCGATGGGAGATTGGTGAGATTGCTTCTCGAATTGCTCAGCTTTATTTTGGACAGTATATGCGCACAAGTGAGGCAAGCTATTTGTCAGAATCATATGTATTCTATGAAGCAATATTGACAAGGGAATATTTTAAGGAGGGCTTGTTACAAGATCTTAATATAGCAAATAAACAATTGAGATTTCTTGCTAGATTCATTACAGTATGCTTATTGTTGAACCGTAGACATATGGTTCATCAGTTGGTTAATCACTTgaagattttacttgatgagTGCAAGCGGAGTTTTCAG GAAGTTAACTTCAGAGAATGGAAGCTGGTTGTCCAAGAAATCGTTAAATTTCTGAAAGCTGACACCAATTTTTTGAACATAAGGCCGCTGAGATACAGTCTTGTTCTTGATCCTCATCCAGACACTCTGCCACATGTTGTTTCACAAAACCcaaagagaaatttaaaattacgaGATGCAGTGCTAAGTAGCTATCATCCTAATGAG GTGAAATTCTCAGAGGTTACCTTGGACACTTACAGAATGCTCCAGACTCTGGAATGGGAGCCTTCTGGAGTATTCTATGACTCGGTAGGTGGTTCAGGTCCAAATGGAACAACAAAAGCTATTGGCCATAGCCCCACACAAGATATTTTTGATCCAACCTTGCCGGCTAATCCACGGAAAGCTGTCCTTTACCGCCCATCCGTGACACATTATATTGCG ATTCTGGCCTCAGTTTGCGATGACCTTCCGCCTGATGGTGTTCTCCTCATATATTTGTCAGGTTGTTATG GGAAAAGTGGACCGGTTTTCTCGTCCTCCTCTGGTCCTGTCAGTCGTCTTGGTCCCGATAACAATGTCAAGACTCCTCAGACTTTCTTGCATGAAACTCATGTAACTGATGACCTAAGCCATTTATCTATCCCAGGCTATGAAGGTTTCTTTAGTAACCACCTAGATTGCATACATATTGGGTCCCGTGGAAATGAAG GTTCAAATTTCATTTACCCATCTGACTTGCTTCCATTTACAAGAAGGCcacttttcattattattgacAGTGAAAGCAGTACATCTTTCAAG ATTATAAGTGGATCAGAAAAAGGAGAACCAGCTGCAATGCTCCTGTCTCCATGGTTTTCACCGCCTACTTCTTCCGGCGAGTGGTCTTGGCATATAAACGGGAGTCTGTTTACCATCTTCCTCACAGCTCCAATCCAGGCATTCTGCTTCCTGCTTGGATTTTCTGGGTCTGATATTCAAATG GATGTCTTTGAAACTGCAAACGAGCTTCTTTCTTCTTCTATGAATGAATGGGGGTTGACGTTGGCTACATCAGGTGCTCTTGATCCTGTTTGGGCCCAAGTTTATTGCGATCCATTCCTTCGGCGCCTCCTTCTTAG ATTTATATTTTGTCGAGCAGTACTTACCTTCTACGCTCCTACACATAAGAAGACTGAATTCATTCCCCAGTGCCTGCCTTCTCTTCCGGAATATGTTCATCCAACATCACCTGCAATtgaatctactataattgaAATCGCAAACGTGTTTAATGCTGCAAGCAGTTTCgatttttcagagaaatctgtACCAGCCATAGTTCAAAAGAGTAGAAATCATCCTGAATCATAG
- the LOC130809748 gene encoding uncharacterized protein LOC130809748 isoform X3 encodes MAQQSSGIPLIEIYWSLVDKADKKFSKIRDLPLYERNRFDTYFYKVFKVYTELWKFQQENRQKLVEGGLKRWEIGEIASRIAQLYFGQYMRTSEASYLSESYVFYEAILTREYFKEGLLQDLNIANKQLRFLARFITVCLLLNRRHMVHQLVNHLKILLDECKRSFQEVNFREWKLVVQEIVKFLKADTNFLNIRPLRYSLVLDPHPDTLPHVVSQNPKRNLKLRDAVLSSYHPNEVKFSEVTLDTYRMLQTLEWEPSGVFYDSVGGSGPNGTTKAIGHSPTQDIFDPTLPANPRKAVLYRPSVTHYIAILASVCDDLPPDGVLLIYLSGCYGSNFIYPSDLLPFTRRPLFIIIDSESSTSFKIISGSEKGEPAAMLLSPWFSPPTSSGEWSWHINGSLFTIFLTAPIQAFCFLLGFSGSDIQMDVFETANELLSSSMNEWGLTLATSGALDPVWAQVYCDPFLRRLLLRFIFCRAVLTFYAPTHKKTEFIPQCLPSLPEYVHPTSPAIESTIIEIANVFNAASSFDFSEKSVPAIVQKSRNHPES; translated from the exons GTTTGACACTTATTTTTACAAAGTATTCAAAGTTTATACAGAGTTATGGAAGTTTCAACAAGAAAATAGACAAAAACTAGTAGAGGGCGGGCTCAAGCGATGGGAGATTGGTGAGATTGCTTCTCGAATTGCTCAGCTTTATTTTGGACAGTATATGCGCACAAGTGAGGCAAGCTATTTGTCAGAATCATATGTATTCTATGAAGCAATATTGACAAGGGAATATTTTAAGGAGGGCTTGTTACAAGATCTTAATATAGCAAATAAACAATTGAGATTTCTTGCTAGATTCATTACAGTATGCTTATTGTTGAACCGTAGACATATGGTTCATCAGTTGGTTAATCACTTgaagattttacttgatgagTGCAAGCGGAGTTTTCAG GAAGTTAACTTCAGAGAATGGAAGCTGGTTGTCCAAGAAATCGTTAAATTTCTGAAAGCTGACACCAATTTTTTGAACATAAGGCCGCTGAGATACAGTCTTGTTCTTGATCCTCATCCAGACACTCTGCCACATGTTGTTTCACAAAACCcaaagagaaatttaaaattacgaGATGCAGTGCTAAGTAGCTATCATCCTAATGAG GTGAAATTCTCAGAGGTTACCTTGGACACTTACAGAATGCTCCAGACTCTGGAATGGGAGCCTTCTGGAGTATTCTATGACTCGGTAGGTGGTTCAGGTCCAAATGGAACAACAAAAGCTATTGGCCATAGCCCCACACAAGATATTTTTGATCCAACCTTGCCGGCTAATCCACGGAAAGCTGTCCTTTACCGCCCATCCGTGACACATTATATTGCG ATTCTGGCCTCAGTTTGCGATGACCTTCCGCCTGATGGTGTTCTCCTCATATATTTGTCAGGTTGTTATG GTTCAAATTTCATTTACCCATCTGACTTGCTTCCATTTACAAGAAGGCcacttttcattattattgacAGTGAAAGCAGTACATCTTTCAAG ATTATAAGTGGATCAGAAAAAGGAGAACCAGCTGCAATGCTCCTGTCTCCATGGTTTTCACCGCCTACTTCTTCCGGCGAGTGGTCTTGGCATATAAACGGGAGTCTGTTTACCATCTTCCTCACAGCTCCAATCCAGGCATTCTGCTTCCTGCTTGGATTTTCTGGGTCTGATATTCAAATG GATGTCTTTGAAACTGCAAACGAGCTTCTTTCTTCTTCTATGAATGAATGGGGGTTGACGTTGGCTACATCAGGTGCTCTTGATCCTGTTTGGGCCCAAGTTTATTGCGATCCATTCCTTCGGCGCCTCCTTCTTAG ATTTATATTTTGTCGAGCAGTACTTACCTTCTACGCTCCTACACATAAGAAGACTGAATTCATTCCCCAGTGCCTGCCTTCTCTTCCGGAATATGTTCATCCAACATCACCTGCAATtgaatctactataattgaAATCGCAAACGTGTTTAATGCTGCAAGCAGTTTCgatttttcagagaaatctgtACCAGCCATAGTTCAAAAGAGTAGAAATCATCCTGAATCATAG
- the LOC130809748 gene encoding uncharacterized protein LOC130809748 isoform X2: MAQQSSGIPLIEIYWSLVDKADKKFSKIRDLPLYERNRFDTYFYKVFKVYTELWKFQQENRQKLVEGGLKRWEIGEIASRIAQLYFGQYMRTSEASYLSESYVFYEAILTREYFKEGLLQDLNIANKQLRFLARFITVCLLLNRRHMVHQLVNHLKILLDECKRSFQEVNFREWKLVVQEIVKFLKADTNFLNIRPLRYSLVLDPHPDTLPHVVSQNPKRNLKLRDAVLSSYHPNEVKFSEVTLDTYRMLQTLEWEPSGVFYDSVGGSGPNGTTKAIGHSPTQDIFDPTLPANPRKAVLYRPSVTHYIAILASVCDDLPPDGVLLIYLSGKSGPVFSSSSGPVSRLGPDNNVKTPQTFLHETHVTDDLSHLSIPGYEGFFSNHLDCIHIGSRGNEGSNFIYPSDLLPFTRRPLFIIIDSESSTSFKIISGSEKGEPAAMLLSPWFSPPTSSGEWSWHINGSLFTIFLTAPIQAFCFLLGFSGSDIQMDVFETANELLSSSMNEWGLTLATSGALDPVWAQVYCDPFLRRLLLRFIFCRAVLTFYAPTHKKTEFIPQCLPSLPEYVHPTSPAIESTIIEIANVFNAASSFDFSEKSVPAIVQKSRNHPES, encoded by the exons GTTTGACACTTATTTTTACAAAGTATTCAAAGTTTATACAGAGTTATGGAAGTTTCAACAAGAAAATAGACAAAAACTAGTAGAGGGCGGGCTCAAGCGATGGGAGATTGGTGAGATTGCTTCTCGAATTGCTCAGCTTTATTTTGGACAGTATATGCGCACAAGTGAGGCAAGCTATTTGTCAGAATCATATGTATTCTATGAAGCAATATTGACAAGGGAATATTTTAAGGAGGGCTTGTTACAAGATCTTAATATAGCAAATAAACAATTGAGATTTCTTGCTAGATTCATTACAGTATGCTTATTGTTGAACCGTAGACATATGGTTCATCAGTTGGTTAATCACTTgaagattttacttgatgagTGCAAGCGGAGTTTTCAG GAAGTTAACTTCAGAGAATGGAAGCTGGTTGTCCAAGAAATCGTTAAATTTCTGAAAGCTGACACCAATTTTTTGAACATAAGGCCGCTGAGATACAGTCTTGTTCTTGATCCTCATCCAGACACTCTGCCACATGTTGTTTCACAAAACCcaaagagaaatttaaaattacgaGATGCAGTGCTAAGTAGCTATCATCCTAATGAG GTGAAATTCTCAGAGGTTACCTTGGACACTTACAGAATGCTCCAGACTCTGGAATGGGAGCCTTCTGGAGTATTCTATGACTCGGTAGGTGGTTCAGGTCCAAATGGAACAACAAAAGCTATTGGCCATAGCCCCACACAAGATATTTTTGATCCAACCTTGCCGGCTAATCCACGGAAAGCTGTCCTTTACCGCCCATCCGTGACACATTATATTGCG ATTCTGGCCTCAGTTTGCGATGACCTTCCGCCTGATGGTGTTCTCCTCATATATTTGTCAG GGAAAAGTGGACCGGTTTTCTCGTCCTCCTCTGGTCCTGTCAGTCGTCTTGGTCCCGATAACAATGTCAAGACTCCTCAGACTTTCTTGCATGAAACTCATGTAACTGATGACCTAAGCCATTTATCTATCCCAGGCTATGAAGGTTTCTTTAGTAACCACCTAGATTGCATACATATTGGGTCCCGTGGAAATGAAG GTTCAAATTTCATTTACCCATCTGACTTGCTTCCATTTACAAGAAGGCcacttttcattattattgacAGTGAAAGCAGTACATCTTTCAAG ATTATAAGTGGATCAGAAAAAGGAGAACCAGCTGCAATGCTCCTGTCTCCATGGTTTTCACCGCCTACTTCTTCCGGCGAGTGGTCTTGGCATATAAACGGGAGTCTGTTTACCATCTTCCTCACAGCTCCAATCCAGGCATTCTGCTTCCTGCTTGGATTTTCTGGGTCTGATATTCAAATG GATGTCTTTGAAACTGCAAACGAGCTTCTTTCTTCTTCTATGAATGAATGGGGGTTGACGTTGGCTACATCAGGTGCTCTTGATCCTGTTTGGGCCCAAGTTTATTGCGATCCATTCCTTCGGCGCCTCCTTCTTAG ATTTATATTTTGTCGAGCAGTACTTACCTTCTACGCTCCTACACATAAGAAGACTGAATTCATTCCCCAGTGCCTGCCTTCTCTTCCGGAATATGTTCATCCAACATCACCTGCAATtgaatctactataattgaAATCGCAAACGTGTTTAATGCTGCAAGCAGTTTCgatttttcagagaaatctgtACCAGCCATAGTTCAAAAGAGTAGAAATCATCCTGAATCATAG